CAACGTGCTTTCCGCGTGGACGTAATAGCCGCCTCCGCCTGCGAGGCCATATATCTCAAACTGATCATCAAGGGGCAGGATTCCTTTGATGGCCACAGTCAGCGGTATAGCATACATCTCGTCCTTCTCTGAGGCTGCAAGCCCACCAAGAACTCCGTCCTGTCTTCCGTCGGCCCCAAAATAGCCGCTGCCGATTTCGAAGGCCCAATTTTCATGAAAGCGGTATCCATAAGCAAATTCTCCGCTGAAACCGGTGTCCAGGTTATCGACATCGCCCTGGGGATAGAAGATGCCGGCTTTTAGCACCAGATAGCTCTGGTGAACTTGTCCTGATGAATCCTTATCCTGCTTTGGAGCGGGTTGCTGAGCATAGACTACTTGTGAAATTAAGACGAGAAAGAACAAGACTAGAAGCGCCAAACCAAGCTTTTTACCCATGATTCCCCTCCTAATGTTTTCGCACCCTCATGGCTAGCGAGCTTCACGTGATGTAGTTGGATGTGTAGCCAAATATTATAAAAATAATGTGAAAATGTCCATAAAAAACAAAAAAGCATTGGACCCGATAACTCCCTTGTCGCGACCGGGGTTTTGGCTGTATTCAAGGGCTCACGCTTGTTTTTTCGCTGCCAGAGAAGGCGTGCAATCTTTTCAATCATGCGCACGCTTGACAGACGGGCAGAATATTTGGGATATTGAGAAACGGACGATAATTCGATGATCGAGGAAATTCTACGTAATCTATATAGGATCGAAATCCCCCTGCCAGACAGTCTCCTAAAATCCGTCAATTCCTACGTGATTAAGGATAATGATCGGGATCTGGTCGTGGATACCGGCATGCACAACGAGGCATCTCTCAACGCAATGCGGGCGGCCCACAAAAAACTTGACGTGGATCTCGGGAGATCAGATTTCTTTATTACTCACTTTCATATAGACCATTTCGGGCTCGTCCCTCGCCTGGCTCAAAATGAAACGGTTGTCTACATGAATGAATTAGAGAGGGAGAGTATTGAGAAGATACGATCTGGCGCCTTCACTGTGGAAATCAAGGATTTTCTGTGCCTGAGTGGTTTTCCTGAAAAGGACCCTGCAAGGATTCTGCGACGCGATGTGGAGCGCGAAATAGAGATGAAGACGCCTCTGCGATTTAGCTTTGTGCGAGACGCTGAAATGATCGAAAGGGGGGGGTATCGATTTGCCTGTGTAGTCACGCCGGGCCATAGCAGGGGCCATACGTGTCTATACGATGGAGAGCAGAAGATCCTTATCTCAGGAGATCATCTCCTGGGAGACATCACGCCGGGCATTCACGGAAGGGTGGACGGACAGAACCCGCTGAAGCAGTATTTGGAGAGCTTAGGCAGGCTTCACACCCTCAACGTTGACATTGTCCTGCCCGGCCACCGAAACCCCTTCAGAGGGTTTAGGAAGAGGATCGAAGAGATACAAACCCATCATCGGCAGAGAAATCAGGAAGTGCTTGCAATATTGCAGGAAAGAAGCGGGAATGCCTATGAAATAGCATCGCACATGACCTGGAATACAGATTGTGACTCCTGGGAGTGCCTTCCTCTGATGCAATCCTTTTTCGCGACCGGAGAGGCCTTCGCCCACCTGAGATATCTGGAAGAAGAAGGTCGGGTAAAGAGGAGAGTTCAAGGAAAGATCATTCTATTTTCGCTGGATGAACCATATGGGCGTAAAAAGGATAACGCCTGAAGAGTGTGAGAAACTAACCGATTGACCGGCCTCTGGGATCCGCGCATCGTACCCTACTTCATCACTATTCCATAGAGAATGATATTCCGATAGGTCCTCGCGAGCATAGGTCCGGGCATCTCGCTGCGGTTCATGTACCACTGGAGGAGTATGCCGTTGTGGATGGCGATGATGATATGGGCATTCAGTGATACGTCGAAGGTCTGGTCAAATAACCCCTCTTTCTTACCGGCCGTAAGCAGCGAGGATATGAAGGTGTGATATTTCTTGTACACAGATTTGATCTTCCGTTCCGCTGTCGTCTTACCCCCTGCCATCTCCGCAGCAAGAGTGACAAAGAGTACACAGAACTCCCCATGGTCCCGGGCATACTCGTTAATGAACTTGTGGTATTCCTTGAACTTGGTGAGGAAGGTACCTTCCATGGTTTTCATGTGGGCATAGAGCCTTTCGAGATTGTCACGGTCATATTTCTCTATGATCGTCTCCAGCAACTCGTCCTTACTCTTGAAGTACCAGTAGAAGGCCCCTTTGGTGATACCCACCGTATCGGTGATATGCTGGATTGACGTCCCCTTAAAGCCTGTCTTGAGAAACAATCTGATGCTTTCATCGATGATACGGTCTTTCATACTGAGCGATGATTTTGTCTTCACAGGTCTCCTCATTCCCAGGATAATAATATCACACGCCGGATACCGAGCACATACCCCATTATACCCTGTCCATGCCTTCTGTGAAAGATATTTATTGACATTCTATCTTTCTGTTTATATGATATGTACGATTGATATACTAAACGGTTAGTTATGTAATTGCAAGAGAATTTGATGAATCCAAGTGCAACGAGAACGCTCACATGCATCCAGTGCGGAAAATGTACGGGCAGTTGCCCTGAAGCCGGAAGAACGCCCTTCAATATACGCGTTATCATACGGAAAAAGCAGTTTCAGAAGGCACTGGAGGAGTCGCTACCCTGGTATTGCACATCCTGCGGTGCGTGTACGTTGAGGTGTCCGCGCGACGTAAAACCGTCAGAGGTGATTATTGAGGCGCGGTCTCAATTTGTGGAAGACGGGGAGATACCTACTTCGATTCAAAAGGCCCTTGAAAATACCTCCGTGCAAAAAAACCCCTGGGGGCGCTCCAGGGCGAAAAGAGGCGCCTGGCTCGATAAAATGGAAATTGAAATTCCCCGTGTGAGCGAAACAGCATCGAAGGTGCTTCTGTTTGCATGTTGTATTCAGGCATACGATCCCCGATGTATGGTGATACCTCAGAATGTGGCAAGGATACTCAAGAAAGGTGGTCTCGAGTTCGGGGTTCTCGGCGAAGAAGAGGCCTGTTGCGGCAACGAGATACGAAGGCTCGGCGAGTCGGGTCTGTTCGAAGAGCTTCAGGAAGAGAATATAGCGGCCTTTCAAGAATATGGCGTCAAAGAGATCATCACCCTTTCCCCTCACTGTATGAATGCGCTGAAAAGAGAATATGGAAATTCGGACATCAAAGTCCACCACTACAGCGAGGTGGTGGCGAAGATGATACAGGAGGGTGCGCTCATCCCGAGTGTGCCTTATGACAAGAAGGTCATCTACCACGACCCCTGCTTTTTGGGCAAGCAAAATGGCGTCTTCGATGAACCGAGGAACATATTGAAAGCTATAGAAGGCCTTGAGCTTGTCGAATTTGCAAGGTCGAGAGAGACGTCTCTCTGCTGCGAGGGCGGGGGCGGCAGGATGTTCTACGAAACGGAGAACTCCTCTCAGAGGAACAGCGAAGTCCGGGTTCTCGAAGCCATTGAAAAAGGCGCTGAGGTTATAGCCACGAGTTGCCCCTTCTGCGTCATGACCCTCGAAGACCCTGCAACGGAGAAGGGACAAACAGTCAAAGAACTGTCAGAAATCCTTATGGAGGTATTATGATATGAACCTTCTGGTATTTACAAAAAGGGTGCCGGCCGCGCAGGAAGAAGAGCTGCGCATAGTAGACGACGGAATGAGGGTCGAGCTTTCGAAAGTGCCTTTCAAAGTCAACGACTGGGACAATTATGCCGTTGAAGAGGCGGTACGGATCGCGGAAAGGTCGGGCGGGAGCGTAACGGCGGTTTCCATGGGCGATAGCGAATCCGACGAGGTGTTAAGAAGGGCAATCGCAATGGGCGCGCAAGAGGGATATCTCATCGAGACCGGAGAAACTATTCATGATCCGAATGCCAGGGCCACATTGATATATAATTTTCTGAAAAAAGAAGGACTAACGTACGACGCCATCTTTACCGGGGTGCAATCGGAAGACGACCAGTTCGCCGCGGTAGGAGGGCTTCTTGCGGCAAAACTGGGCCTGCCCTATTCGTCGATGGTGATCGGCATCGACGAATTTGAAAAGGAGCATGTGACTGCCCGTAGAGAACTCGAGGGGGGTCTTCAGGAGAGGGTGAAAATCAAGCTGCCCTGCGTTCTTTCCATACAGAGCGGTATCAATGAGCCCCGATATGTTTCGATTATGGGCGTGCGAAAGGCGTCCAAGGTGGAGCGCAAAGTTTTCAAGGCAGCCTCGTATTCTGAGAATGTGAACAACCGCATTGAAATCGAGCGGTGGGTTTATCCGCCGAAAAAAGGTGGGGCTACGATCCTTGCCGGTGAGCTCGATACGGTCTGCAAAGAACTTCTCGGAATTCTGAAGGAAAAGGGGGTCTACCAATGAGCTATGCATTGATTGTGGCAGAGACGCGGCGCGGGGTCTTCGAGGAGAGGAATCTGGACGCGGTAGGATTCTCTCATCTTCTTGGAAAGGACGGGGTTCTCCTTATTCCCGAAGGCGCCTACACGATAAATGAGAAGCTCGTGAGCGCGATCATCAAGGCAAACACGGAGGAGACGGCATTTCTCAATCCGCTCACCATGGTGAAGATTATTGAAAAGGTAATTCAGACGCGAGGGAAGCCGGAGGTGATTATCTTCACCTCATCCTCGACAGGCGGCGAGCAGGCGGCCTACACGGCGGGATATTTCGATCTGCCACTCATTACCGATGTGAGCGGCTTCGACCGGGAGAGATCGATCTTTTATAAAAGCTACTATTCGGACAAGATATTCGGAGAATTCCGTGCGGTCGGCCAGGGACCATATGTGCTGACGGTACGAAGCGGAAGTTTTAAGGAACACGTGGTTGAAAAGGAGACGTTTGCCGTAAAGGAGACCATAAGCGGTTTTGCGGTAAATGACGGGCGGGACTTCATGGAATACGTGGAGGAAGAAAAGGGCGAGATCGACATTACCAAGGCCGACTTTCTTCTGTCCGTGGGCCGAGGGATTGGCAGCAAAGACGAGATCCCGGAATATGAAGGCCTGGCTCTACTTTTGCGGGCGGTGCTTTCAGGATCGAGACCCGTTATCGACAAAATGTGGCTCCCCAAACCGAGGCAGGTGGGGACGTCCGGCAAAACCGTGAAACCCAAGGTATACCTGGCAATGGGTATAAGCGGGGCCTTTCAGCATATAGCAGGCATGAAGGATTCCGAATGCATCATCGCGGTGAATAAGGACCCTGAGGCCCCCATCTTTCAGTACGCCCATTTCGGCATCATCGGAGATATCCATAAGGTTCGGGACAAATTGAGGGATATTATCAACGGACCATGAAAGACCAGGAAGCAAAGGAAAGACATGTCCTTGTCATCGGTGGGGGTATCGGAGGAATAACGGCCGCTCTCGAGCTCGCGGCCTGCGGCGTTAAGGTGACGATGCTTGAAGAAGGCCCCTCTATAGGAGGCCGAATGATACAGCTCGATAAGACATTCCCCACGCTCGATTGTTCCACATGTACACTGTCGCCCAAAATGGTCGAAGTTGCCCTTGAGAAGAAGATAGAACTTCTCTCGTGGGCAAAGCCCGTGGGAATCAAGAAAGATGGAAAAGGGTTTACGGTTACCATCTTACAGAAAACACGCTATGTGGATATTGCGAAATGTAATGCCTGCGGCAGTTGTTCCCCGGGGTGTCCTGTGGTGATGAAGAGCGAATTCGATATGGGAACAGGCCCGAGAAAAGCTATTTATATACCCTTTCCTCAAGCCATACCTAATAAGGCAAGTATCGACAAACGCGAAGAGAGGCCCTGCAAGGCTGCGTGCGTCGATGCCTGTCCGGTTCATACGAACGTTTTAGGCTATCTGAAACATATTAGTGAAGGCAGGTTTCAGGACGCGTACATGCTCATCAGGGAGACAAATCCTTTTCCGTCGGTATGCGGCCGTGTCTGCTACGCCCCCTGTGAGGGAGTCTGCAACAGAGGCCAGCTTGATGATCCTCTGGCAATCAGAGACCTGAAGCGTTTTGCCGTCGACTCCTTTGATCTCAATTCCCTTGAAGGGCCGCAGGTGACAAAGACCGGCAAGAAAGTGGCCATCATGGGGGCCGGGCCGGCCGGGCTTGCATGCGCCCATGATTGCGCCATTGAGGGACATGATGTCGTTGTTTACGAAGCTCTTCCTGAGCCCGGTGGAATGCTTCGCTACGCCATTCCCGAATACAGGCTGCCTAAGGACGAATTAAGAAAAGAGATAAACTATATCGAAAGACTTGGGGTTACCATCAAATGCAATGTTGAAGTCGGAAAAGATATAACCCTCGATACATTGAGAAACGACTACGATGCCATCTTCATCGGCACGGGCGCACCGAAAGGCCTGAGCCTTGGAGTGGAAGGAGAAGGTTCCAAAGGCGTGATGGACGGAATTCAATTCCTCCGCGCCGTGAACAGCAAGGAGGCGATTAAAGTTGGAGCGAGCACGGCCATTATAGGCGGAGGTAATACGGCCATTGACTGTGCGAGGACGGCAAAGCGGCTTGGAAGCGAGAAGGTGAGTCTCATCTACCGAAGGACTCGTGACGAAATGCCTGCTGCAAGCGAGGAGATAGATGCGCTTTTACACGAAGGGATATCAATAGAGTTCCTGACGACTCCTGTCAAGTTTCATGCCGATTCGGGCACGGTGTCAAGTATGGAATGCATACGCATGGCATTGGGCGAATCCGACGCAAGCGGCCGGAGGAGTCCAATACCGATCAAGGATTCCGAGTTTACTTTGCCCGTTGATACGGTCATTACTGCCCTCAGCCAGGCTGTTGAGACCTCCTTTACGAGCGGTGTGGGCGTCACATTAGGAAAAAACAAAACCATAGGAATAGATGAGGCAACAGGGGCCACCAATATAGAAGGTGTATTTGCCGGTGGAGACGTTGTAACCGGGCCTGCCTACGTAATTGATGCTATCGCTGCAGGGCGGAAGGCTGCCCGCGCTATTAGTAAATATCTTAAAGGTGAAGGTATCGTCGCCGACGACATGGTGAAAAAGCCGGAGAAACTTTCCGATGAAGAGGCGTCTAACCTCGCAGCAAAGACAGTTCGTGCACAGCGTATACGTATGCCCGAGGAGCCGATTAATAAGAGGATCACTGATTTTTCTGAGGTAGCGCTCGGATATACTTCCGAGCAGGCGATGCTTGAGGCGTCACGATGCCTTGCCGGAAAAATCGAGGGATGCATTCAATGCGGAGAGTGCGAGAGAAGATGCGAAGTGAAAGCCATTGATCATACCATGAAGGACGAAATTATAGATATCCGTGTTGACAGTATCGTTCTCGCCCCGGGTTTTGATCTTTACGACCCAACGGAGAAAAAGGAACTGGGCTACGGAACACTCCCGGGTGTCCTGTCGGGCATAGAATTCGAACGTATCTGTTCGGTAACGGGACCCACGGGCGGCGATATTCTTCTCGCCGGAAGAACCCCGAAACGATTCTATTTTATCCAATGTGTCGGCTCAAGAGACCGCCAGAGCGGAACGCGTTACTGCTCACGGGTGTGCTGCATGTACACGGCAAAGCATGCCAGTATTACCAAAGAGCGAATACCGGACGCGCAGATTTATATCTCTTACATCGATGTGCGTGCTTACGGGAAAAACTATGAAGAGTTCTACAAGAGCACCCAGGAGAGCGGCGTCATCTACATAAGAGGTATCCCGGGAGAAATATCAAAGACAGACGAGGGCCTTCTCGTGCGCGTCGAAGATATGTTAAGCGGAGAAATGCGTGAGATCGAGGTCGACCTCGTTGTCCTTGCCACAGGAGTGAGACCGCGCAAACAGACAGAAGAACTCTGCAGGATCATGTCTGTAGAGAGGGACGAGTATGGTTTCATCAAGACCGATTCAGTGACCCCTTCGAAGACAAACGTGGAAGGTATCTTTACGTGCGGAATGGCCTCGGGCCCAAAGGATGTGCCCGACACAGTTGCATCCGGCGGAGAAGCGGCGTCGAGATGTATGGAATATATAACAAAAAGCGAACAGTTGATAGTGAATAGCGAACGGTGAGAAAGAAATGACAAAAAGTGAAGACAATTACGACATGATTCCATCAACCGGTGAACTGTTTTCTAACGACTACCCGCTTATTGTTGCTCTGGCTATTTGCTATTCACTAACGACTATTCACCGGTTTTAGAATATGAAAACAGGTATCTTCATCTGTCATTGCGGACATAACATCAAGCACACCGTGGATGTGAAGAAGGTAAGCCAGTATTTCAAGATGTTTCCCAATGTCATCGTCTCCGAGGATTATCCCTTTGTCTGTTCAGAGCCGGGACAGGCCCTCATTGAAGAGAGTATCACAAAACATGGCCTTGACCGGATCATTGTTGCCTCATGTACTCCTTCTCTTCACGGAGAGCTCTTCAAGGATGTATTGAGAAAATCGGAGCTTAACCCCTTTCTGCTTCGAAGAGTAAGCATACGGGAGCACTGTTCCTGGGTAGGTGATGATGTCGAAAAGAATACGAAAAAGGCCATAAAGCTGATAAAGGCAGGCATCTATTCATCGGCTCACTACGTTCCTCTGGAAGAAAAGAAAGTGGATGTGGTGAAATCGGCGCTTATCATAGGCGGCGGCGTGTCTGGCTTGAGCGCAGCTCTTTTCATCTCGCAGATGGGCATGCAGGTCTACCTGGTTGAGAAAGAGGCGGAGCTCGGAGGCCATGTGAAGGACCTCAAAGATGTATGGCCTTCGAGAACAGAGGGCAAAGCGATTATAGATGACATGGTCAATGAACTGAAGACCCGCGATAACGTGAGGATCTTTACCTCCGCAACGATCAGCAACTTTGAAGGCTTTTTCGGAAATTATCAGGCAACGCTTGATACTCCACAGGGAGAAGAGAAGATCACTGCGGGCGGAGTCATCGTGGCTATCGGCTTTTCGCCTTTCGATCCGTCCATGAAGCAAGAACTCAGTTACGGAAAGGATGAAAGGATCCTGACGACCATCGATTTTGAGGCGAGAAAGGACGCACTCGTTCTCCCCGACAAACCACGTGTGGCCATCATACATTGTGTAGGTTCGCGGGATGAACAGATTGGCAGACCCTACTGTTCAAGG
This DNA window, taken from Syntrophorhabdaceae bacterium, encodes the following:
- a CDS encoding outer membrane beta-barrel protein, with translation MGKKLGLALLVLFFLVLISQVVYAQQPAPKQDKDSSGQVHQSYLVLKAGIFYPQGDVDNLDTGFSGEFAYGYRFHENWAFEIGSGYFGADGRQDGVLGGLAASEKDEMYAIPLTVAIKGILPLDDQFEIYGLAGGGGYYVHAESTL
- a CDS encoding (Fe-S)-binding protein, which encodes MNPSATRTLTCIQCGKCTGSCPEAGRTPFNIRVIIRKKQFQKALEESLPWYCTSCGACTLRCPRDVKPSEVIIEARSQFVEDGEIPTSIQKALENTSVQKNPWGRSRAKRGAWLDKMEIEIPRVSETASKVLLFACCIQAYDPRCMVIPQNVARILKKGGLEFGVLGEEEACCGNEIRRLGESGLFEELQEENIAAFQEYGVKEIITLSPHCMNALKREYGNSDIKVHHYSEVVAKMIQEGALIPSVPYDKKVIYHDPCFLGKQNGVFDEPRNILKAIEGLELVEFARSRETSLCCEGGGGRMFYETENSSQRNSEVRVLEAIEKGAEVIATSCPFCVMTLEDPATEKGQTVKELSEILMEVL
- a CDS encoding MBL fold metallo-hydrolase yields the protein MIEEILRNLYRIEIPLPDSLLKSVNSYVIKDNDRDLVVDTGMHNEASLNAMRAAHKKLDVDLGRSDFFITHFHIDHFGLVPRLAQNETVVYMNELERESIEKIRSGAFTVEIKDFLCLSGFPEKDPARILRRDVEREIEMKTPLRFSFVRDAEMIERGGYRFACVVTPGHSRGHTCLYDGEQKILISGDHLLGDITPGIHGRVDGQNPLKQYLESLGRLHTLNVDIVLPGHRNPFRGFRKRIEEIQTHHRQRNQEVLAILQERSGNAYEIASHMTWNTDCDSWECLPLMQSFFATGEAFAHLRYLEEEGRVKRRVQGKIILFSLDEPYGRKKDNA
- a CDS encoding TetR/AcrR family transcriptional regulator; this encodes MKTKSSLSMKDRIIDESIRLFLKTGFKGTSIQHITDTVGITKGAFYWYFKSKDELLETIIEKYDRDNLERLYAHMKTMEGTFLTKFKEYHKFINEYARDHGEFCVLFVTLAAEMAGGKTTAERKIKSVYKKYHTFISSLLTAGKKEGLFDQTFDVSLNAHIIIAIHNGILLQWYMNRSEMPGPMLARTYRNIILYGIVMK
- a CDS encoding FAD-dependent oxidoreductase; translated protein: MKDQEAKERHVLVIGGGIGGITAALELAACGVKVTMLEEGPSIGGRMIQLDKTFPTLDCSTCTLSPKMVEVALEKKIELLSWAKPVGIKKDGKGFTVTILQKTRYVDIAKCNACGSCSPGCPVVMKSEFDMGTGPRKAIYIPFPQAIPNKASIDKREERPCKAACVDACPVHTNVLGYLKHISEGRFQDAYMLIRETNPFPSVCGRVCYAPCEGVCNRGQLDDPLAIRDLKRFAVDSFDLNSLEGPQVTKTGKKVAIMGAGPAGLACAHDCAIEGHDVVVYEALPEPGGMLRYAIPEYRLPKDELRKEINYIERLGVTIKCNVEVGKDITLDTLRNDYDAIFIGTGAPKGLSLGVEGEGSKGVMDGIQFLRAVNSKEAIKVGASTAIIGGGNTAIDCARTAKRLGSEKVSLIYRRTRDEMPAASEEIDALLHEGISIEFLTTPVKFHADSGTVSSMECIRMALGESDASGRRSPIPIKDSEFTLPVDTVITALSQAVETSFTSGVGVTLGKNKTIGIDEATGATNIEGVFAGGDVVTGPAYVIDAIAAGRKAARAISKYLKGEGIVADDMVKKPEKLSDEEASNLAAKTVRAQRIRMPEEPINKRITDFSEVALGYTSEQAMLEASRCLAGKIEGCIQCGECERRCEVKAIDHTMKDEIIDIRVDSIVLAPGFDLYDPTEKKELGYGTLPGVLSGIEFERICSVTGPTGGDILLAGRTPKRFYFIQCVGSRDRQSGTRYCSRVCCMYTAKHASITKERIPDAQIYISYIDVRAYGKNYEEFYKSTQESGVIYIRGIPGEISKTDEGLLVRVEDMLSGEMREIEVDLVVLATGVRPRKQTEELCRIMSVERDEYGFIKTDSVTPSKTNVEGIFTCGMASGPKDVPDTVASGGEAASRCMEYITKSEQLIVNSER
- a CDS encoding CoB--CoM heterodisulfide reductase iron-sulfur subunit A family protein, which gives rise to MKTGIFICHCGHNIKHTVDVKKVSQYFKMFPNVIVSEDYPFVCSEPGQALIEESITKHGLDRIIVASCTPSLHGELFKDVLRKSELNPFLLRRVSIREHCSWVGDDVEKNTKKAIKLIKAGIYSSAHYVPLEEKKVDVVKSALIIGGGVSGLSAALFISQMGMQVYLVEKEAELGGHVKDLKDVWPSRTEGKAIIDDMVNELKTRDNVRIFTSATISNFEGFFGNYQATLDTPQGEEKITAGGVIVAIGFSPFDPSMKQELSYGKDERILTTIDFEARKDALVLPDKPRVAIIHCVGSRDEQIGRPYCSRICCINALRTGDAIKERYEDAYVESFYMDVRAHPKGGEEFFEDTQQKGVLFTRSNIPEIIPGPRSLMLRGEDTLFGEVFEREFDLVVLSVGMSPPVDNKSIASLLKITLDKDKFFLEAHIKLRPFDTAVKGIFISGSCSGPKDIEESINHGRASALKLYGFLNLGYAFVDPFISWVDPKRCSGCRMCERACVAKAIKYDEEKRVAHVEEAACMGCGLCNATCPSSSITLKGHVDSVIDDEIGALTEAI
- a CDS encoding electron transfer flavoprotein subunit beta/FixA family protein — encoded protein: MNLLVFTKRVPAAQEEELRIVDDGMRVELSKVPFKVNDWDNYAVEEAVRIAERSGGSVTAVSMGDSESDEVLRRAIAMGAQEGYLIETGETIHDPNARATLIYNFLKKEGLTYDAIFTGVQSEDDQFAAVGGLLAAKLGLPYSSMVIGIDEFEKEHVTARRELEGGLQERVKIKLPCVLSIQSGINEPRYVSIMGVRKASKVERKVFKAASYSENVNNRIEIERWVYPPKKGGATILAGELDTVCKELLGILKEKGVYQ
- a CDS encoding electron transfer flavoprotein subunit alpha/FixB family protein, yielding MSYALIVAETRRGVFEERNLDAVGFSHLLGKDGVLLIPEGAYTINEKLVSAIIKANTEETAFLNPLTMVKIIEKVIQTRGKPEVIIFTSSSTGGEQAAYTAGYFDLPLITDVSGFDRERSIFYKSYYSDKIFGEFRAVGQGPYVLTVRSGSFKEHVVEKETFAVKETISGFAVNDGRDFMEYVEEEKGEIDITKADFLLSVGRGIGSKDEIPEYEGLALLLRAVLSGSRPVIDKMWLPKPRQVGTSGKTVKPKVYLAMGISGAFQHIAGMKDSECIIAVNKDPEAPIFQYAHFGIIGDIHKVRDKLRDIINGP